In Brassica rapa cultivar Chiifu-401-42 chromosome A06, CAAS_Brap_v3.01, whole genome shotgun sequence, a single window of DNA contains:
- the LOC103827691 gene encoding homeobox-leucine zipper protein HDG5 isoform X2, which produces MLTMGEENVMTTDNRFASPQPPSSSPATIQNPNFNFNPFNSFSSVIPEEHGMMSMSMLMMMGDGGVEEMMENGSAGGSFGSGSEQAEDPKSGNEFDVAELQDEEQPPPAKKKRYHRHTNRQIEEMEALFKQNPHPDDKQRQRLSHELGLKPRQVKFWFQNRRTQMKAQQDRAENVMLRADNDNLKAENSHLQAELRCLSCPSCGGPTVLGDIPFNELHIENCRLREELDRLSSIASRYTGRPMEPSQPMINPPLEVQHHQPSLELDMSVYAGNFQEQPCSDMMLLPPQDTACYLQVQTNNNSNGNNMVLADEEKVIAMEIAVSCVQELTKMCNTEEPLWIKKKSDKMGGEVLCLNEEEYKRLFPWPMENHNNKGDFRREASKANAVVIMNSITLVDAFLNADKWSEMFCSIVARAKTVQIISSGVSGASGSLLLMYAELQVLSPLVPTREAYFLRYVEQNAENGNWAIVDFPIDQIQPLSANTPHEYKRKPSGCIIQDMPNGYSQVKWVEHVEVNERHVHEIFAEYVKSGIAFGASRWLDVLERQCERMASLMARNITDLGVIPSAEGRRNMMRLSQRMMKTFCVNISTSYGQSWTALSETTKDTVRITTRKVCEPGQPTGVVLAAVSTIWLPFSHAKVFDLLRHQHHHSLLEVLFSGSSPHEVAHIANGSHPGNCISLLRINVSSNSWHNVELMLQESCIDNSGSLIVYSSVDVDSIKHAMNGEDPSGMPLLPLGFSVVPVNYPDQVEGVSVNSIPLPSCLLTVGIQVLASNVPTAKPNLSTVTTINNHLCSIVNQITSVLSSTIPPAGDDAVAKQEVI; this is translated from the exons ATGTTGACTATGGGAGAAGAAAACGTGATGACTACAGACAACCGATTTGCTTCGCCGCAGccgccttcttcttctccggcaACAAtccaaaaccctaattttaattTCAACCCTTTCAACTCATTTTCCTCCGTTATTCCG GAGGAGCATGGGATGATGAGCATGAGCATGCTGATGATGATGGGAGATGGAGGAGTGGAGGAAATGATGGAAAACGGGTCGGCCGGTGGGTCATTCGGGTCGGGTAGTGAACAAGCAGAAGATCCAAAGTCCGGAAACGAGTTTGATGTTGCTGAACTTCAAGACGAGGAACAACCTCCTCCTGCTAAGAAGAAACGTTACCACAGGCATACTAATCGTCAGATCGAAGAAATGGAAGC ATTGTTTAAACAAAACCCTCATCCAGACGACAAACAAAGGCAGAGATTAAGTCATGAACTTGGACTCAAGCCTCGACAAGTCAAGTTTTGGTTTCAAAATAGGCGTACTCAAATGAAG GCACAACAAGACAGAGCTGAGAATGTGATGTTAAGGGCAGACAACGATAATCTTAAGGCGGAGAATTCTCATCTTCAGGCGGAGCTACGGTGCCTCTCGTGTCCTTCTTGCGGCGGCCCCACCGTACTCGGCGACATTCCTTTCAACGAACTCCACATTGAGAATTGTCGCCTCCGTGAAGAG CTTGATCGTCTATCCTCCATAGCTTCAAGATACACTGGCCGTCCAATGGAGCCATCACAGCCGATGATCAATCCTCCTCTAGAGGTTCAACATCATCAACCTTCACTGGAGCTTGACATGAGCGTATACGCAGGAAACTTTCAAGAACAACCTTGTTCAGACATGATGTTGCTTCCTCCACAAGACACTGCTTGTTACCTCCAAGTTCAAACTAATAACAACAGCAACGGCAACAACATGGTACTTGCTGATGAAGAAAAGGTCATCGCTATGGAGATTGCTGTTTCTTGTGTCCAAGAACTTACTAAAATGTGCAACACAGAGGAGCCTTTGTGGATTAAGAAGAAATCCGACAAGATGGGTGGCGAGGTTTTGTGTCTGAACGAGGAAGAGTACAAGAGGTTGTTCCCATGGCCAATGGAGAATCATAACAACAAAGGAGATTTTCGTAGAGAAGCTTCAAAGGCAAACGCAGTTGTCATCATGAACAGCATCACGCTTGTTGACGCGTTTCTAAATGCT GATAAGTGGTCGGAGATGTTTTGCTCCATTGTAGCTAGGGCGAAAACGGTTCAGATTATTTCATCTGGAGTGTCTGGAGCTAGTGGTTCTCTTCTACTG ATGTATGCAGAGTTACAGGTACTGTCTCCGTTGGTTCCAACTCGAGAAGCTTATTTTCTACGCTATGTGGAACAAAACGCTGAAAACGGGAACTGGGCAATCGTAGATTTCCCGATCGACCAGATCCAGCCATTGAGTGCAAACACTCCTCATGAGTATAAGAGAAAGCCTTCAGGCTGCATCATTCAAGACATGCCTAATGGATACTCACAAGTCAAGTGGGTCGAGCACGTGGAAGTTAACGAGAGGCACGTGCACGAGATATTCGCTGAGTATGTGAAAAGCGGAATCGCTTTTGGAGCTAGCCGTTGGCTCGACGTGTTGGAGAGACAATGCGAGAGGATGGCTAGCTTAATGGCTAGAAACATAACTGATCTTGGAG tAATTCCATCTGCCGAAGGGAGGAGGAACATGATGAGGCTATCACAGAGGATGATGAAAACATTCTGTGTGAATATAAGCACTTCGTACGGACAGTCTTGGACCGCTCTGTCTGAAACAACCAAAGACACTGTGAGAATCACGACAAGGAAAGTGTGTGAGCCTGGTCAGCCTACTGGAGTTGTTCTTGCTGCTGTATCAACCATTTGGCTTCCGTTCTCCCACGCTAAAGTATTTGATCTTCTCCGTCATCAACATCACCACTCTCTG TTGGAGGTTTTGTTCAGTGGAAGTTCACCTCATGAGGTTGCTCATATCGCCAATGGTTCGCATCCTGGAAACTGCATCTCTCTTCTTCGAATTAAT GTCTCGAGCAACTCATGGCATAACGTGGAGCTGATGCTTCAAGAAAGCTGCATAGATAACTCCGGCAGCTTAATCGTATACTCCTCCGTGGACGTCGACTCAATTAAACACGCGATGAACGGCGAAGATCCTTCCGGTATGCCGCTTTTGCCCCTAGGTTTCTCCGTCGTCCCCGTGAACTATCCCGATCAAGTCGAGGGTGTTTCCGTCAACTCGATTCCTCTGCCGTCGTGTCTCCTCACCGTCGGGATTCAGGTCTTGGCGAGCAACGTCCCAACCGCGAAACCAAACCTCTCCACCGTCACAACCATCAACAACCATCTCTGCTCCATCGTCAATCAGATCACTTCCGTCCTTAGCAGCACCATTCCTCCCGCCGGAGACGACGCCGTCGCCAAACAAGAGGTCATCTAA
- the LOC103827691 gene encoding homeobox-leucine zipper protein HDG5 isoform X1: protein MLTMGEENVMTTDNRFASPQPPSSSPATIQNPNFNFNPFNSFSSVIPKEEHGMMSMSMLMMMGDGGVEEMMENGSAGGSFGSGSEQAEDPKSGNEFDVAELQDEEQPPPAKKKRYHRHTNRQIEEMEALFKQNPHPDDKQRQRLSHELGLKPRQVKFWFQNRRTQMKAQQDRAENVMLRADNDNLKAENSHLQAELRCLSCPSCGGPTVLGDIPFNELHIENCRLREELDRLSSIASRYTGRPMEPSQPMINPPLEVQHHQPSLELDMSVYAGNFQEQPCSDMMLLPPQDTACYLQVQTNNNSNGNNMVLADEEKVIAMEIAVSCVQELTKMCNTEEPLWIKKKSDKMGGEVLCLNEEEYKRLFPWPMENHNNKGDFRREASKANAVVIMNSITLVDAFLNADKWSEMFCSIVARAKTVQIISSGVSGASGSLLLMYAELQVLSPLVPTREAYFLRYVEQNAENGNWAIVDFPIDQIQPLSANTPHEYKRKPSGCIIQDMPNGYSQVKWVEHVEVNERHVHEIFAEYVKSGIAFGASRWLDVLERQCERMASLMARNITDLGVIPSAEGRRNMMRLSQRMMKTFCVNISTSYGQSWTALSETTKDTVRITTRKVCEPGQPTGVVLAAVSTIWLPFSHAKVFDLLRHQHHHSLLEVLFSGSSPHEVAHIANGSHPGNCISLLRINVSSNSWHNVELMLQESCIDNSGSLIVYSSVDVDSIKHAMNGEDPSGMPLLPLGFSVVPVNYPDQVEGVSVNSIPLPSCLLTVGIQVLASNVPTAKPNLSTVTTINNHLCSIVNQITSVLSSTIPPAGDDAVAKQEVI from the exons ATGTTGACTATGGGAGAAGAAAACGTGATGACTACAGACAACCGATTTGCTTCGCCGCAGccgccttcttcttctccggcaACAAtccaaaaccctaattttaattTCAACCCTTTCAACTCATTTTCCTCCGTTATTCCG AAGGAGGAGCATGGGATGATGAGCATGAGCATGCTGATGATGATGGGAGATGGAGGAGTGGAGGAAATGATGGAAAACGGGTCGGCCGGTGGGTCATTCGGGTCGGGTAGTGAACAAGCAGAAGATCCAAAGTCCGGAAACGAGTTTGATGTTGCTGAACTTCAAGACGAGGAACAACCTCCTCCTGCTAAGAAGAAACGTTACCACAGGCATACTAATCGTCAGATCGAAGAAATGGAAGC ATTGTTTAAACAAAACCCTCATCCAGACGACAAACAAAGGCAGAGATTAAGTCATGAACTTGGACTCAAGCCTCGACAAGTCAAGTTTTGGTTTCAAAATAGGCGTACTCAAATGAAG GCACAACAAGACAGAGCTGAGAATGTGATGTTAAGGGCAGACAACGATAATCTTAAGGCGGAGAATTCTCATCTTCAGGCGGAGCTACGGTGCCTCTCGTGTCCTTCTTGCGGCGGCCCCACCGTACTCGGCGACATTCCTTTCAACGAACTCCACATTGAGAATTGTCGCCTCCGTGAAGAG CTTGATCGTCTATCCTCCATAGCTTCAAGATACACTGGCCGTCCAATGGAGCCATCACAGCCGATGATCAATCCTCCTCTAGAGGTTCAACATCATCAACCTTCACTGGAGCTTGACATGAGCGTATACGCAGGAAACTTTCAAGAACAACCTTGTTCAGACATGATGTTGCTTCCTCCACAAGACACTGCTTGTTACCTCCAAGTTCAAACTAATAACAACAGCAACGGCAACAACATGGTACTTGCTGATGAAGAAAAGGTCATCGCTATGGAGATTGCTGTTTCTTGTGTCCAAGAACTTACTAAAATGTGCAACACAGAGGAGCCTTTGTGGATTAAGAAGAAATCCGACAAGATGGGTGGCGAGGTTTTGTGTCTGAACGAGGAAGAGTACAAGAGGTTGTTCCCATGGCCAATGGAGAATCATAACAACAAAGGAGATTTTCGTAGAGAAGCTTCAAAGGCAAACGCAGTTGTCATCATGAACAGCATCACGCTTGTTGACGCGTTTCTAAATGCT GATAAGTGGTCGGAGATGTTTTGCTCCATTGTAGCTAGGGCGAAAACGGTTCAGATTATTTCATCTGGAGTGTCTGGAGCTAGTGGTTCTCTTCTACTG ATGTATGCAGAGTTACAGGTACTGTCTCCGTTGGTTCCAACTCGAGAAGCTTATTTTCTACGCTATGTGGAACAAAACGCTGAAAACGGGAACTGGGCAATCGTAGATTTCCCGATCGACCAGATCCAGCCATTGAGTGCAAACACTCCTCATGAGTATAAGAGAAAGCCTTCAGGCTGCATCATTCAAGACATGCCTAATGGATACTCACAAGTCAAGTGGGTCGAGCACGTGGAAGTTAACGAGAGGCACGTGCACGAGATATTCGCTGAGTATGTGAAAAGCGGAATCGCTTTTGGAGCTAGCCGTTGGCTCGACGTGTTGGAGAGACAATGCGAGAGGATGGCTAGCTTAATGGCTAGAAACATAACTGATCTTGGAG tAATTCCATCTGCCGAAGGGAGGAGGAACATGATGAGGCTATCACAGAGGATGATGAAAACATTCTGTGTGAATATAAGCACTTCGTACGGACAGTCTTGGACCGCTCTGTCTGAAACAACCAAAGACACTGTGAGAATCACGACAAGGAAAGTGTGTGAGCCTGGTCAGCCTACTGGAGTTGTTCTTGCTGCTGTATCAACCATTTGGCTTCCGTTCTCCCACGCTAAAGTATTTGATCTTCTCCGTCATCAACATCACCACTCTCTG TTGGAGGTTTTGTTCAGTGGAAGTTCACCTCATGAGGTTGCTCATATCGCCAATGGTTCGCATCCTGGAAACTGCATCTCTCTTCTTCGAATTAAT GTCTCGAGCAACTCATGGCATAACGTGGAGCTGATGCTTCAAGAAAGCTGCATAGATAACTCCGGCAGCTTAATCGTATACTCCTCCGTGGACGTCGACTCAATTAAACACGCGATGAACGGCGAAGATCCTTCCGGTATGCCGCTTTTGCCCCTAGGTTTCTCCGTCGTCCCCGTGAACTATCCCGATCAAGTCGAGGGTGTTTCCGTCAACTCGATTCCTCTGCCGTCGTGTCTCCTCACCGTCGGGATTCAGGTCTTGGCGAGCAACGTCCCAACCGCGAAACCAAACCTCTCCACCGTCACAACCATCAACAACCATCTCTGCTCCATCGTCAATCAGATCACTTCCGTCCTTAGCAGCACCATTCCTCCCGCCGGAGACGACGCCGTCGCCAAACAAGAGGTCATCTAA
- the LOC103827694 gene encoding 60S ribosomal protein L3-1, with translation MGYKAGITHIVRDVEKPGSKLHKKETCEAVTIIETPAMVVVGVVAYVKTPRGLRSLNTVWAQHLSEEVRRRFYKNWAKSKKKAFTGYAKQYETEEGKKSIQSQLEKMKKYGTVIRVLAHTQIRKMKGLKQKKAHMMEIQINGGTIAQKVDFAYSFFEKQIPIDAVFQKDEMIDVIGVTKGKGYEGVVTRWGVTRLPRKTHRGLRKVACIGAWHPARVSYTVARAGQNGYHHRTELNKKIYRLGKVGQETHTAMTEYDRTEKDVTPMGGFAHYGVVKDDYLMIKGCCMGPKKRVVTLRQSLLTQTSRLAMEQINLKFIDTSSKMGHGKFQTTQEKNKFYGRASAKA, from the exons ATGGGATACAAGGCCGGTATAACCCACATTGTTAGAGATGTCGAGAAGCCCGGATCCA AGCTTCACAAGAAGGAGACCTGCGAGGCTGTTACCATCATCGAGACACCCGCCATGGTGGTCGTCGGTGTTGTTGCCTACGTCAAAACCCCCCGTGGTCTGAGGTCTCTCAACACCGTCTGGGCACAGCACTTGAGCGAGGAGGTCAGGAGAAGGTTCTACAAGAACTGGGCCAAGTCCAAGAAGAAGGCCTTCACCGGCTACGCCAAGCAGTACGAAACCGAGGAAGGCAAGAAGAGCATCCAGTCTCAGCtcgagaagatgaagaagtacGGAACTGTCATCCGTGTCTTGGCCCACACTCAGATCAGGAAGATGAAGGGGTTGAAGCAGAAGAAGGCTCACATGATGGAGATCCAGATCAACGGTGGTACCATTGCTCAGAAGGTCGACTTTGCCTACAGCTTCTTTGAGAAGCAGATTCCCATTGACGCTGTTTTCCAGAAGGATGAGATGATTGATGTGATTGGAGTGACCAAGGGTAAAGGTTACGAAGGTGTTGTTACTCGTTGGGGTGTGACTAGGCTTCCACGTAAGACTCACAGGGGTCTGCGTAAGGTTGCTTGTATCGGTGCATGGCATCCAGCTAGAGTCTCCTACACTGTGGCTAGAGCTGGTCAGAACGGTTACCATCACCGTACGGAACTTAACAAGAAGATTTACAGGTTGGGCAAGGTTGGTCAGGAGACGCACACTGCCATGACTGAATACGACAG GACCGAGAAGGATGTGACTCCGATGGGAGGATTCGCACACTATGGTGTGGTGAAGGATGACTACTTGATGATCAAGGGATGCTGCATGGGTCCAAAGAAGAGGGTTGTGACTCTTAGACAGTCACTACTCACTCAGACTTCCCGTCTTGCCATGGAGCAGATCAACCTCAAGTTTATCGACACTTCCTCAAAGATGGGACATGGCAAATTCCAGACTACCCAGGAAAAGAACAAGTTCTACGGCCGTGCCTCTGCCAAAGCTTAA
- the LOC103827695 gene encoding 60S ribosomal protein L3-1, which produces MSHRKFEHPRHGSLGFLPRKRANRHRGKVKAFPKDDQSKPCKFTAFMGYKAGMTHIVRDVEKPGSKLHKKETCEAVTIIETPAMVVVGVVAYVKTPRGLRSLNTVWAQHLSEEVRRRFYKNWAKSKKKAFTGYAKQYETEEGKKSIQSQLEKMKKYGTVIRVLAHTQIRKMKGLKQKKAHMMEIQINGGTIAQKVDFAYSFFEKQIPIDAVFQKDEMIDVIGVTKGKGYEGVVTRWGVTRLPRKTHRGLRKVACIGAWHPARVSYTVARAGQNGYHHRTELNKKIYRLGKVGQETHTAMTEYDRTEKDVTPMGGFAHYGVVKDDYLMIKGCCMGPKKRVVTLRQSLLTQTSRLAMEQINLKFIDTSSKMGHGKFQTTQEKNKFYGRASAKA; this is translated from the exons ATGTCTCACAGGAAGTTTGAGCACCCAAGGCACGGATCACTTGGTTTCCTTCCAAGGAAGAGAGCTAACCGTCACAGAGGAAAag TGAAGGCGTTCCCTAAGGATGACCAAAGCAAGCCTTGCAAGTTCACAGCCTTCATGGGATACAAGGCCGGTATGACCCACATTGTTAGAGATGTCGAGAAGCCCGGATCCA AGCTTCACAAGAAGGAGACCTGCGAGGCTGTTACCATCATCGAGACACCTGCAATGGTGGTCGTTGGTGTTGTTGCCTACGTCAAAACCCCCCGTGGCCTGAGGTCTCTCAACACCGTCTGGGCACAGCACTTGAGCGAGGAGGTCAGGAGAAGGTTCTACAAGAACTGGGCCAAGTCCAAGAAGAAGGCCTTCACCGGCTACGCCAAGCAGTACGAAACCGAGGAAGGCAAGAAGAGCATCCAGTCTCAGCtcgagaagatgaagaagtacGGAACTGTCATCCGTGTCTTGGCCCACACTCAGATCAGGAAGATGAAGGGGTTGAAGCAGAAGAAGGCTCACATGATGGAGATCCAGATCAACGGTGGTACCATTGCTCAGAAGGTCGACTTTGCCTACAGCTTCTTTGAGAAGCAGATTCCCATTGACGCTGTTTTCCAGAAGGATGAGATGATTGATGTGATTGGAGTGACCAAGGGTAAAGGTTACGAAGGTGTTGTTACTCGTTGGGGTGTGACTAGGCTTCCACGTAAGACTCACAGGGGTCTGCGTAAGGTTGCTTGTATCGGTGCATGGCATCCAGCTAGAGTCTCCTACACTGTGGCTAGAGCTGGTCAGAACGGTTACCATCACCGTACGGAACTTAACAAGAAGATTTACAGGTTGGGCAAGGTTGGTCAGGAGACGCACACTGCCATGACTGAATACGACAG GACCGAGAAGGATGTGACTCCGATGGGAGGATTCGCACACTATGGTGTGGTGAAGGATGACTACTTGATGATCAAGGGATGCTGCATGGGTCCAAAGAAGAGGGTTGTGACTCTTAGACAGTCACTACTCACTCAGACTTCCCGTCTTGCCATGGAGCAGATCAACCTCAAGTTTATCGACACTTCCTCAAAGATGGGACATGGCAAATTCCAGACTACCCAGGAAAAGAACAAGTTCTACGGCCGTGCCTCTGCCAAAGCTTAA
- the LOC103827696 gene encoding LOW QUALITY PROTEIN: putative defensin-like protein 303 (The sequence of the model RefSeq protein was modified relative to this genomic sequence to represent the inferred CDS: inserted 1 base in 1 codon), which produces MNSNKATFFLVLFIVAAVCITMTESKCQGNIDCREAPHKQPCPVPLACLFGSCICPWKSHSXIPPCQIKCAHSGKKVVDQYDSDHCVCGDK; this is translated from the exons ATGAACTCAAACAAAGCAACCTTCTTCTTGGTCTTGTTCATTGTAGCTGCCGTCT GTATAACTATGACAGAAAGCAAGTGTCAAGGAAACATAGATTGCAGAGAAGCACCTCATAAACAACCGTGTCCGGTGCCTCTCGCATGTCTATTTGGTAGCTGTATTTGTCCCTGGAAAAGTCACT ACATTCCACCTTGTCAAATCAAATGTGCACATTCTGGAAAAAAAGTTGTAGATCAGTATGATTCCGATCATTGTGTTTGTGGTGacaaataa
- the LOC103827697 gene encoding binding partner of ACD11 1 isoform X1: MSMVTVKVSNVSLAVTERELKEFFSFSGEIVHLEMQSENEGGSKLAYVTFKDLQGAETAVLLTGATIVDSSVTVTMSPDYQLPPDALASIESSKESDKSSSSSPPKEDVSVFRKAEDVVRNMISKGFILGKDAIAKAKSLDEKHQLTSTASAKVTSFDKRIGFTEKINTGTTAVSGKVKEVDQKFQVTEKTKSAIAAAEQTVSNAGSTIMKNRYVLTGTTWVAGAFEKVSKAAEEVGQKAKEKVGRAQEDEEKKKEVDEVASVHFSESPKALDQPEQDSKLSVSPKDLDQPEHDSKLSESQLQPHKQEESTPSVASGQP, encoded by the exons ATGTCG ATGGTAACTGTAAAAGTTAGCAATGTTTCTCTAGCAGTAACGGAACGAGAACTcaaagaatttttttctttttccggCGAGATTGTTCACCTCGAGATGCAAAG TGAGAATGAAGGAGGTTCTAAGCTAGCATATGTTACATTCAAAGATTTACAAGGAGCTGAGACCGCAGTTCTCCTCACT GGAGCGACAATTGTTGATTCATCGGTCACGGTCACAATGTCACCAGATTACCAACTACCTCCTGATGCGTTAGCTTCCATT GAATCATCGAAAGAGAGCgacaaatcatcatcatcatctcctccAAAGGAAGATGTATCTGTATTCAGAAAGGCTGAAGATGTCGTACGCAATATGATTTCGAAAGGGTTTATTCTTGGGAAAGACGCGATAGCTAAAGCAAAAAGCCTTGATGAGAAGCATCAGCTCACATCAACAGCTTCAGCTAAAGTCACATCCTTCGACAAGAGAATCGGGTTCACTGAGAAAATCAACACCGGGACAACTGCTGTGAGCGGGAAAGTCAAAGAAGTTGATCAGAAGTTTCAAGTCACTGAGAAAACCAAATCAGCAATCGCTGCGGCAGAGCAAACCGTGAGCAATGCTGGCTCCACCATAATGAAAAACCGGTATGTTTTGACTGGTACCACGTGGGTTGCTGGTGCGTTTGAAAAAGTGAGTAAAGCTGCAGAAGAAGTCGGACAAAAGGCGAAGGAGAAAGTTGGAAGGGctcaagaagatgaagagaagaaaaaagaggTTGATGAAGTAGCTAGTGTTCATTTTTCTGAATCACCAAAGGCTTTAGACCAACCAGAACAAGATTCAAAACTCTCTGTATCACCAAAGGATTTAGACCAACCAGAACACGATTCAAAACTCTCTGAATCACAGCTGCAACCGCATAAACAGGAGGAGTCTACTCCAAGTGTTGCTTCGGGACAGCCTTGA
- the LOC103827697 gene encoding binding partner of ACD11 1 isoform X2, with protein sequence MVTVKVSNVSLAVTERELKEFFSFSGEIVHLEMQSENEGGSKLAYVTFKDLQGAETAVLLTGATIVDSSVTVTMSPDYQLPPDALASIESSKESDKSSSSSPPKEDVSVFRKAEDVVRNMISKGFILGKDAIAKAKSLDEKHQLTSTASAKVTSFDKRIGFTEKINTGTTAVSGKVKEVDQKFQVTEKTKSAIAAAEQTVSNAGSTIMKNRYVLTGTTWVAGAFEKVSKAAEEVGQKAKEKVGRAQEDEEKKKEVDEVASVHFSESPKALDQPEQDSKLSVSPKDLDQPEHDSKLSESQLQPHKQEESTPSVASGQP encoded by the exons ATGGTAACTGTAAAAGTTAGCAATGTTTCTCTAGCAGTAACGGAACGAGAACTcaaagaatttttttctttttccggCGAGATTGTTCACCTCGAGATGCAAAG TGAGAATGAAGGAGGTTCTAAGCTAGCATATGTTACATTCAAAGATTTACAAGGAGCTGAGACCGCAGTTCTCCTCACT GGAGCGACAATTGTTGATTCATCGGTCACGGTCACAATGTCACCAGATTACCAACTACCTCCTGATGCGTTAGCTTCCATT GAATCATCGAAAGAGAGCgacaaatcatcatcatcatctcctccAAAGGAAGATGTATCTGTATTCAGAAAGGCTGAAGATGTCGTACGCAATATGATTTCGAAAGGGTTTATTCTTGGGAAAGACGCGATAGCTAAAGCAAAAAGCCTTGATGAGAAGCATCAGCTCACATCAACAGCTTCAGCTAAAGTCACATCCTTCGACAAGAGAATCGGGTTCACTGAGAAAATCAACACCGGGACAACTGCTGTGAGCGGGAAAGTCAAAGAAGTTGATCAGAAGTTTCAAGTCACTGAGAAAACCAAATCAGCAATCGCTGCGGCAGAGCAAACCGTGAGCAATGCTGGCTCCACCATAATGAAAAACCGGTATGTTTTGACTGGTACCACGTGGGTTGCTGGTGCGTTTGAAAAAGTGAGTAAAGCTGCAGAAGAAGTCGGACAAAAGGCGAAGGAGAAAGTTGGAAGGGctcaagaagatgaagagaagaaaaaagaggTTGATGAAGTAGCTAGTGTTCATTTTTCTGAATCACCAAAGGCTTTAGACCAACCAGAACAAGATTCAAAACTCTCTGTATCACCAAAGGATTTAGACCAACCAGAACACGATTCAAAACTCTCTGAATCACAGCTGCAACCGCATAAACAGGAGGAGTCTACTCCAAGTGTTGCTTCGGGACAGCCTTGA
- the LOC103827698 gene encoding syntaxin-22, which translates to MSFQDLEAGKGRSRKINGGGGGRQDSTQAVASGIFQINTGVSTFQRLVNTLGTPKDTPELREKLHKTRLHIGQLVKDTSAKLKEASETDHRSGVNPSKKIADAKLAKDFQAVLKEFQKAQQTAAERETAYAPLVPPSAHPSSYTASEADKIPEQRAQVMESKRQELVLLDNEIAFNEAVIEEREQGIQEIHTQIGEVNEIFKDLAVLVNDQGVMIDDIGTHIDNSRAATAQGKSQLAQASKTQRSNSSLTCLLLVIFGIVLLIVIIVLAA; encoded by the exons ATGAGTTTTCAAGATTTGGAAGCTGGGAAAGGAAGATCGAGGAAGATCaatggcggtggtggtggtcgcCAAGATTCGACGCAAGCCGTCGCTTCCGGTATCTTCCAGATCAATACCGGAGTCTCCACGTTTCAGCGGCTCGTTAACACGCTCGGTACTCCCAAAGACACGCCCGAGCTCCGTGAGAAGCT GCACAAGACAAGGTTGCATATAGGACAGCTTGTGAAGGATACTTCTGCTAAGCTTAAAGAAGCTAGTGAAACTGATCATCGAAGCGGTGTCAAT CCAAGTAAGAAGATTGCAGATGCTAAGCTTGCAAAGGACTTTCAAGCTGTGTTGAAAGAGTTTCAGAAAGCTCAGCAGACAGCTGCTGAAAGAGAAACCGCTTATGCTCCTCTCGTCCCTCCTTCTGCTCATCCCTCTAG CTATACAGCGAGTGAAGCTGATAAGATCCCAGAACAGCGGGCACAAGTTATGGAGTCAAAAAG GCAGGAACTTGTATTGTTAGACAACGAGATTGCGTTCAACGAAGCTGTGATCGAAGAAAGAGAGCAAGGGATACAAGAGATCCATACTCAAATTGGCGAGGTTAACGAAATATTCAAAGATCTTGCTGTTCTAGTTAACGACCAAGGAGTCATGATAG ATGATATTGGTACTCACATTGACAACTCTCGAGCTGCAACTGCTCAAGGAAAATCTCAGCTAGCTCAAGCCTCCAAAACACAAAGATCAAACTCATCTCTG ACGTGCTTGCTCTTGGTGATATTTGGCATTGTACTCCTGATCGTGATCATCGTACTTGCAGCTTGA